From the Anaerolineales bacterium genome, one window contains:
- a CDS encoding cupredoxin domain-containing protein has protein sequence MQKRHTPCWAALALAGLLAACATPAPAAPPTPAVQEISLVALDIYWDQDVIEAQANQPLRLTLRNDGALDHNFEILELDISVLLSPGETEVVEFVVDRNGIFSYLCSIPGHDEAGMLGELVISDW, from the coding sequence ATGCAAAAACGCCACACACCCTGTTGGGCAGCCCTGGCGCTGGCCGGCCTGCTGGCTGCCTGTGCAACCCCGGCCCCCGCTGCGCCGCCCACACCTGCCGTGCAGGAGATCTCGTTGGTGGCTTTGGACATCTATTGGGACCAAGACGTGATCGAGGCCCAGGCCAACCAGCCACTGCGCCTGACCCTGCGCAACGACGGCGCGCTGGATCACAATTTCGAGATCCTCGAACTGGACATCAGTGTACTGCTCTCCCCCGGCGAAACCGAAGTGGTCGAATTCGTCGTGGATCGCAATGGCATCTTTAGCTACTTATGCAGCATTCCCGGCCATGACGAGGCCGGCATGCTGGGTGAGTTGGTGATTAGCGATTGGTGA
- a CDS encoding LysM peptidoglycan-binding domain-containing protein, whose protein sequence is MRSKPPYTLLKSSRSRRGGRGRIGFYLLLVLSILLVAAGLWVTGSWVSAGGPGALFPSDTPTPTLTYTPSNTPTVTNTPTETPIPATPTAAQPFLYSVVSGDTISAIAERFGLDTVEGPIIIMLLNGMNNDSVLFVGQELIIPDPNMAIPSPTPLPENLRRGDQIEYFVLPGDTLALIAARFASTEAAIISANSLDNPNNIFVGQILLVPVNMVTATPGPSPTPIQSPTATP, encoded by the coding sequence ATGCGTTCAAAACCCCCTTACACCCTCCTTAAGAGCAGCCGTTCGCGGCGCGGCGGCCGCGGCCGCATCGGTTTCTATTTATTGTTGGTCCTGTCCATCTTGCTGGTGGCGGCCGGGCTGTGGGTTACCGGCAGCTGGGTCTCTGCGGGCGGCCCTGGGGCGCTGTTCCCCAGCGACACGCCCACGCCCACGCTGACCTATACGCCCAGCAACACGCCTACCGTGACCAACACTCCCACCGAAACACCCATTCCGGCCACGCCCACCGCCGCACAGCCTTTCTTATATTCAGTGGTGTCCGGGGATACGATCTCCGCCATTGCCGAACGCTTCGGCCTGGACACGGTCGAAGGTCCGATCATCATCATGCTGCTCAACGGCATGAACAACGACAGTGTGCTCTTCGTTGGGCAGGAGCTGATTATCCCCGACCCGAATATGGCGATCCCCTCGCCCACACCGCTGCCGGAGAACCTGCGTCGCGGCGACCAGATCGAATACTTCGTGCTGCCGGGCGACACCCTGGCGCTGATCGCCGCCCGCTTTGCCAGCACTGAGGCCGCCATCATCTCGGCCAACAGTCTGGATAATCCCAACAACATCTTCGTCGGCCAGATCTTGCTGGTGCCGGTCAACATGGTCACAGCCACGCCCGGCCCTTCACCCACCCCCATCCAGTCGCCAACAGCGACCCCCTAA